Part of the Crossiella cryophila genome, TTGGCCGTTGTCGTACGCCACGTTGGCCGTTGTGGGACGGCGAAGCGGTGGGAGTTGGGGGCGGCGGGCGTAGCCCGGGGCATGGCGGCCGGGCGGTTCCGGGCGGAGGAAGCCCGGAGCGGGACAGCCGGGCGGTTCCGGGCCCGGAAGACGGGCGAGTCGGCGACAGGGCTCCGCCCGCCCGGCGTACGACAAGCGCCAACCCGGCGTACGAGAACGGCCAACACACCGTACAAGAACGGCCAACACGCGGTACGAGAACGGCCAACACGCCGACGAGGGTTTCAACCCTCCGCGCGTGTTGGCCGTTATGGGACGGTGTGTTGGCCGTTCTCGTACACCACGTTGGCCGTTGTGGGCGGGCGAAGCCCGGAGCGGTGTGCGTTGGGAGCAGGCGGGCGTAGCCCGGGAACGCTGCGGCTAGGCGGTTCGAACGCGCCGCGACCGGGCGGAGCCCGAGGACAAGCAGACGGGGTGGCTTTTCAACACTCCCCGAGCGGTTCCCCCATCCCCGTCAGCCTGGAGAGGACACACCGCATCCCGGGCAAGCGGCCCGCAACACAAACCGCCGCCGAACCAACACCAACGCGACCGGCCGCTTGCCCGGGATGTGGTTTGGTATCGGAGGGCTGACGGGGATGGGGGAACCGTACGAGCACTGCTCTTTGCCCTTGTCTTTGACTTCCCCCCCATCCTTTGATTTCTGCCCGTCCGGCGAGGACGCCCTTGACTGTCGCTCTTGCCCCACAACAGCCAACACGCCGAGCGAGGGACGAGGGAGCCTAGACAGGCGCTAGCGAGCGGCGAACCCGAGTAAACGGCTTAGCCCGATTAAGCGCCAAAGCAGCCACAGCCCGCCCATCCCGCTCATAAATCGCCAGAAAACTCCGAGAATCCAGCTCCCCCTCAGCAATCCGAACCTGATCCCCCGGCCGGGTCTGCCCCGCGAACTGAATCCGCACCCCATACTGATCCGACCAAAAATAAGGCGCGGCCCGCCCAGTATGCACAGTCCGCCCCGCCAGCAAGTTCGCCACCGCCACCGCGGGCTGCTCAGCCGCGTTGGTCCAATGCTCCACCCGCCGCCCACCCACATTGGCCACATCCCCCACCGCGACCACATTCGGCACCCGGGTCACCCCACCCGCGTCACAACTCACCCCATTGTCCAACTCCAGCCCAGACCCCTCCAACCACCCGGTATTGGGCCGAACCCCGATCCCGACCACCACCACATCAGCCTGCAACCGCCGCCCATCACTCAGCTCGACCCCGGTCACCCGCCCCTGCCCCAGCAACGCCGAAACCCCGACCTCACAGATCAGCCGAACCCCATGATCAGCGTGCAACCCAAGACAATGCGCCGCCATCTCCCGCCCCAGCACCGGCGCGAGCGGCAACGGCGCGGCCTCCACGATCGTCACGTGCAACCCCAACGCCGCACACGTCGCCGCCACCTCCGCCCCGATGA contains:
- a CDS encoding NAD(P)/FAD-dependent oxidoreductase — encoded protein: MRSVAVIGGALAGLSAARALRDQGFQGRLTIIGAESHQPYDRPPLSKNFLLGTIGAADLALAEESDLAELQAEWLLGQSASHLSPGLGAVELADGRRLRCDGVVVATGATPRSLPGAEFLAGVHVLRTLDDAVALRADLVEGSPRVVVVGAGFIGAEVAATCAALGLHVTIVEAAPLPLAPVLGREMAAHCLGLHADHGVRLICEVGVSALLGQGRVTGVELSDGRRLQADVVVVGIGVRPNTGWLEGSGLELDNGVSCDAGGVTRVPNVVAVGDVANVGGRRVEHWTNAAEQPAVAVANLLAGRTVHTGRAAPYFWSDQYGVRIQFAGQTRPGDQVRIAEGELDSRSFLAIYERDGRAVAALALNRAKPFTRVRRSLAPV